CTAAGTACAATTCGTGATTTTATTCGTTTTGGTGTATCGGCATTACGCCAATATGATGCACATTTAGGGCAAGGGACTGAGGATTATTTTGCAGAAAGCTCTGCTCTCGTGTTGCAAACACTGGCTTTGGAATGGAATGCCGATGCTGAAATTCTTGATGCAAAACTATTGCCGAGTGAAAAAGCAGAATTTTTAGATTTATTGCAGCGCCGGATCAATGAGCGTATTCCAACTTCATACTTATTAAATCTGGCTTATTTCTGTAACAAGCCATTCTACGTGGATGAGCGTGTTTTAATTCCACGTTCTCCAATTGCCGAATTGATCGATCAGCGTTTTGCGCCGTATTGTCTGGATGAAAATGGTGAAATGCGCGAGGCTTTAAATGCCTTGCCAGAAAATCCAAATCCACAAATGCCACGCCGTATTCTTGATATGTGTACCGGTTCGGGCTGTATCGCAGTAGCATTGGCCTATGCTTTTCCAGATGCTGAGGTCGATGCGACGGATATCTCGAAAGATGCACTGGAAGTGGCTGCACTGAATGTTGAACATCACAACATGCAATATCAGGTGGCTTTGTTGGAGTCAGATTTGTTTGCGAAGATCCCGGCTGAAAACCAGTATGACCTGATTGTCTCTAATCCACCTTATGTGGATGCAGAAGATATGGCTGATTTGCCAGAAGAGTTCTTGCATGAACCTGAGTTGGCCCTTGCTGCGGGTCAGGATGGTTTGGATTTAGTGCGTAAAATGTTGGCGCAGGCCGCAGATTACTTAACCGAAGATGGTCTGATTGTGATTGAAGTCGGCAACAGTGAATGGGCGATGAAGCAAAACTTCAATACTGTTGATTTCCACTGGTTAAAATTCCAGAAAGGCGGTTCAGGCATCTTTGCTTTGACAGCCGAGCAATGCCGTCGTTATCAACAACTATTTCAAGAATCTGTTCAATCATAAGGAGTCGTGAACATGGCAGGTAATAGTATTGGACAACTCTTCCGTGTGACGACTTGTGGTGAATCTCACGGCGCTGGTTTGATGGCGATTGTTGATGGTGTTCCACCGGGAATTGAACTGTGCGAAGAAGACTTGCAAAAAGATCTGGATCGCCGTAAACCTGGAACTTCAAAATTTGCCACACAACGCAAAGAACCCGATCAGGTCGAAATTATTTCAGGTGTTTTTGAAGGAAAAACAACGGGAACCCCGATTGGTCTGTTGATCCGTAATACCGACCAAAAATCGAAAGATTATGGCAATATTGCGCAGACTTTCCGACCAGGACATGCCGACTACACCTATACACAAAAATACGGTTTCCGTGATTACCGTGGTGGTGGTCGTTCAAGCGCTCGTGAAACAGCGATGCGTGTCGCTGCGGGAGCGATTGCCAAGAAATATTTGGCTGAGAAATTTGGTATCGTCATTCGTGGCCATGTGACTCAGATCGGTACTGAAAAAGCAACACAATTGGATTGGGATCAGGTTACACAGAACCCATTTTTCTGTGGTGATGTCGATGCAGTTCCTCGTTTTGAAGCATTGGTGACTTCATTGCGTGAACAGGGGACCAGTTGTGGTGCCAAGCTGGAAATTCTCGCTGAAAATGTTCCGGTTGGTTGGGGTGAACCCGTTTTTGACCGTCTGGATGCGGATATTGCACATGCCATGATGGGTATTAATGCAGTCAAAGGCGTTGAAATTGGTGATGGTTTCGCAGTTGCAGAACAGTTTGGCCACGAAACACGTGACGAATTGACAACACATGGTTTCTTGGCAAACCATGCGGGTGGCATTTTAGGCGGGATTTCTTCTGGGCAGACCATTCGTGTGGCGATTGCCTTAAAGCCGACTGCTAGTATTACAACACCTGGAAAAACCATCAATATTGATCGTGAAGATACCGATGTGTTGACCAAAGGTCGCCATGATCCTTGTGTAGGTGTCCGTGCCACACCAATTGCTGAAGCGATGCTCGCGATTGTCCTGATGGATCATTTCATGCGACATCGTGCACAAAATGCCGATGTGGTCGTGCCATTTGCACCGATTGCACCGTAATTTTCAATGGACTAATTTTTTATAAAAATTGATCAGTTTTCTACCGATCAAGAAAAACGGGTAGCCTTAAGGTTGCCCGTTTTTATTTGATTTCATCACTCGAAAAAATAAGCAAAATTTCCTCATCTATTCGTTTAAATTGGATGAATGACTTAATATGTGTCGGTTGACTCGTGACTAATGAGTTCGATTAGTTCGCTGGCAACACATTCGGTCAATTGATTCAGTTTTTCAGTCGCTGTGCCAGAAAGTAGATAGTGAAAATGATATTGCATTTGCTGATGCTGAATACAGACAAAGAAGGTTCCGACGGGTTTGTTTTCGCAGGCACTTCCACCCGGTTTAAGCAGCCCGGTACAGGCAATCACATAATCTGCATGCTGAAACAGCATTTGACCTTGGCTTGCTAGGGCAGCCGTGACTTCAGGTGATTCCGCTGTGTATTGTGCAATTAAAGCAGGATCAATTTTGAGAATTTCCACTTTAATACTGGGGTCATAAGAGACCATGCTTCCCAAAAGGATTTTCGCACCACTATTTTTATAAATTGAAAACTGACTACACAAATAGCCGGAACTAGCACTTTCTACGAAGGCGATTTTAAGCTTTTTTTGTTCGAGTAGATCACAACATTGCTTCAGCATAAATTTCCCAAACAAACAAACCTGACTCATCAAAATACGCGATCTAAGATGCACTGAATAGCTGAAACGTAAAAAATGTGCAGGTGTTTATGGATTCGACAATATGCCATGATTCTGTCATAAACGTCGCGCATACTGCTTAGCATAATAACAAACAATCATTCAGCGCAGTTTTCACTGGCTGTACTTACGGTCTGCCCGTTTCTCATCACATGCGTCCGAGAAGCGGGCTATATTTTTATGGCTGATTATAAAATTTAAGAAGAATTTGAAGATGAAAACAGCCAGTTCTTTTAAACTGGCCGCTTTATGTTCATTTAAGACTGATAACGCATTTCAGGTGCTAGATTATGAAATAGCGTTTTCAGATTCATAATCAACTTATCAATTTGTAATGGGGTCAGCCCAGAAAATGAATCCTCCAATAATGCAGAGGTTAGTTCTGTAGCTTTTTGAACCGTTTTCTGGCCTTTTTCAGTTAAGTACACCCGGGTAATTCGTGCATCATTTTTGCAAGGGTAGGTTTCAATCAAGCCATCTGATTTCAACCGTTGCAAAATTTTAACTGTTGTCGACATTTTTGAAATCATGCGTTCAGAAAGTTCAGAAATACTGGCATGTGGATGCGTATAGATCGCATGAAGAAATTTGCCTTCCGAATAATTTAAGCCTAACTTTTTGAGCACTTTTTCAAGTTGATGAACATATTGTGCATAGACTTGAGTAACCCAAAAATAAGGGAAAGTTTCTGTGTTTTTGGAGTCTTGATAGCTTGGCAAAAATTTTTCGTATTTTTTATTCATAAGCATCACCCAAATTTATATGAGTTATTGTTTGGTGTTTTTATTATAAGGTAAAATTGTGATCTATTTTGTTTTTTGCTTAATAAATAGAGGTAAATATGTAAAAAAAATCAACATATAATTGAAAAATTTATTTTTTAAAGTGAATTTTCACTCTTTTTTGATAGTATTTATATGTTGGAAATCTATTTTTTAAAGAGATTTTTGATTTTTATTTTGGTGCTTGTTGAAAATTATTTTTATGATTTATAAGGTTTTTTTATTTTTATCTAAAAATAAAATTTATTTCTTTAAATTTTAATTTAAATTAAAAGTTTAAAAAATAATATAATGTATTGGTGATTTTAAATGTCTTTAAATTAATGTTTAATTCATGAGTAATATAAAGAAAAAATATCAATATTAATTGATTGATATATATTTTGATACATTTTACAGGAGTAAAACCTTATTTTTTGTGTGGGATTTATTGATTAAGCGAAGTTGATGTGTGTATATTAATTAAACAACAAGAAGAGCGAAAAGCTCCCTCCACACTGCAGTAAGGTGCAGCTAATACCCATCCCCCCGAATGGGTATTTTTTTATCTATATTTTGCAGTGTTGAGTAATCTTTCGAATAGCTGTTTAGCCTGAGCTGTAGTTAAAACATTTATAAATGATACTTTTTGCGATAACGCCATAAAGTGGTTCGGCTGATGCCTAATTCATCGGCAGCCTGTTGTTGATCATTGTGATATTTTGCTAAGACTAAGCGCAGCTTTTCTGCGGTAATCACGGGTGTATTTGTTACATTCGAATTCTGAAGAGGGACATTTTCCATAATTTCCTGAGGTAAATCCTCAAGATCAATCTGTTCTTTATCATGTGCCATAATCAGGGCATACAGCAGGGTGTTTCTGAGTTCTCGTACATTTCCCGGCCAGTCATAAGCCATCAGGCTTTGCATGGCGGCTTTAGAAATCCTGATCGGATTTGTACGTTCCGCAGTGGTATTTTCTGAAAGGATAAATTGAGTGAGTAAAGGAAGATCTTCTTTGCGTTCCCTTAACGGTGGGATAAAAATAGGAATCACACGTAAACGATATAATAGGTCTTGGCGGAAGCGTCCCTGACGCGCTTCTTCACGTAGGGCACGGTGGGTGGCAGCAATAATTCGCACATTGGCACGAATGGGTTTTTCCCCCCCTAAAGGCGTAAATTCTCCGGTTTCCAGCACCCTTAATAGCTTGGCTTGCAACTCAAGTGGAATTTCTGCAATTTCATCTAGAAAGAGTGTGCCTCCCGCAGCTTGCTCAAATACGCCTTTATGATCGCGAATAGCCCCTGTGAATGCACCTTTTACGTGGCCAAATAACTCACTTTCCAGAATATTTGCATTGAGCGCCGCACAGTTGATCGCGATAAAAACCTGATCCTTGCGCAGGCTAAAATCATGAATTGCTTTTGCCACCAGTTCTTTGCCACTACCGGATTCTCCACGTACGAGTACGGGAAACTCTGTAACCGCAACGCGTTGGATGATAGAAAACATCTGTTGCATTTTGGGTGAACTACTGTGGAAGCGTTGTGCAAATTGTTCACTCACTTGGACTGATGGCGTCGTATAGACTGTCTGTTTTGCTGGTGGGGTGTGGGGCAAAATCAGATACAGCCAGCCTTCTTGTTTTTCTTGAATAAGCTGCACTTGCTGCCGATAGTGTAATAACTGCATAACATGCTGTTGTTTATCCTGTAGTTGAATGACAGGAGATAAGGGCGATTCAGATTTGAGCTGATCAAGCAGATTTTGCATGTCTATTGTTGGGGAATCAGTCCCTTGTGTTAGCCAAATGACCTGATGCGTGAGATCACAAAGCAACAGGATGCTTTGGGGAAATAATTGCAGACTTTGTGCAGAGCGTTCTTTGAGTTGTGCTAATGATGTTAGAAGGAGTTTTGTCATATAAAATGTGATTAATGTTTCAACTATTGTTTCATGGTATATCGGTGAAACATTAATTGAAACAAAAATCATGGTGCTACTTTCAAATATATCTTTTCAAAATTTATAAGATATTGAAATATAAAAATAAATTATATTATTGAAAATATGGCACATCCTTTGCATTATAAGAGTAGGTTTTCAAATTAAATGGATTCAAGACAATGTTATTTAAGCAATTTTTTGAAAAGGAAAGTTCAACATATACCTATTTACTGGCATGTGAACAGACGAAAGAAGCTGTACTGATTGATCCGGTTACTTCGGAAGTCGAGCATTATTTGGCTGAGCTGGAACAGCATGGATTAAAGCTGCTCTATACCTTGGATACCCATGTACATGCTGACCACGTGACGGCTGCGAATGCGTTAAGAGAGATTTGTGGTTCACGTTCAATCCTGCATCGTAACAGTGGCGTTGAGTGTGGGGATATCTATATTACGGATCGCAGTGCAGTACGGGTGGGCACGTTCCTGATTGAAGCACGTTATACCCCAGGCCATACCAATGCCTGTACCAGTTATGTGGTCGATAACATGGTGTTTACTGGAGATGCATTGTTAATTGATGGTTGTGGCCGTACCGATTTCCAGGAAGGCAATGCGAACACCCTATATGACAGTATTCATCAACAGCTGTTTACTTTGCCTGACGAAACGATCGTTTATCCAGGACATGATTATAAAGGGCGTTTATCGTCTACGATTGGCCATGAGCGTCAATACAATTCACGTTTGGGACAGCATCGCAGCCGTGAAGAATTCATTGAAATTATGAATAACCTGAATCTACCGTATCCAGCCAAGATTGATATTGCCTTACCTGCAAATAAAGCGTGTGGCGCAAGCAAGTAAGCGATTAGGAGTAAATCGATGAAATTGAAACAGATCAACGCTGAGTTTTGGGTCGCAGACCAAATTAGCATTCAAGATGTTGCTGAGCTTGCAGAAAAAGGGATTAAAACCATTTTCTGTAACCGCCCAGATGGTGAAGGTAGTGATCAGCCAAACTTTATCGAAATTCAGAAAATGGCTGAGCAATATGGTATCGCGATTCAATATCAGCCTGTGCTGAGCGGAAAAATTACCGATACACAGGCACAAGAATTTGCTGCAAATTATCGTGCTGCAGAGAAACCTGTATTGGCCTATTGCCGTTCGGGAACACGCTCGATTTCATTGTGGGCTTTATCTGAGGTACAGCCACAATCTTATGAGGAGATGTTGGCTCGCAGTAGTGCAGCAGGTTATGACTTACGTGCCATTGTACCGCGTTTGATGAAAAAGAATTTTCCAAGTCAAGAAATTGCCTGTTATTCGGTGGTGATTGTTGGGGCGGGGGCCGCGGGGATTTCGGTTGCGGCTAGTCTGCTTAGCCGCCAACCGAATCTGGATATTGCCATTATTGATCCGGCTGATGTGCACTATTATCAGCCAGGCTGGACCATGGTGGGTGGAGGGATCTTTTCTCCTCAGACAACCGCACGACCAATGCAGAGTGTGTTGCCGAAACAGGTGAAGTGGATTCAGGCTGCAGTCGCTGCGTTTGATCCTGAACAACGCCAAGTGATTCTGGAAGGTTGCATGCCGCTTAGTTACCGTACCTTGGTGGTGTGTCCAGGATTAAAACTGAACTGGCATGGTATTGATGGTCTGGTCGAAACGCTGGGTCAAAATGGAGTCACTTCAAATTATCGTTATGATCTGGCACCTTATACTTGGCAGTTAGTACAAAACCTGAAAAAGGGTAAAGCGATCTTTACCCAACCGCCGATGCCGATCAAATGTGCCGGTGCACCACAAAAGGCAATGTATCTGTCTGCGGATTACTGGTTAAAACAAGGGGTTTTGAAAGACATTTCCATCGATTTCTATAATACGGGTGCCGTGCTGTTTGGAGTGAAAGAGTATGTCCCGGCATTAATGGAATATGTAAAACGTTATCAGGCCAATCTGCATTTTAATCATCAACTGGTGAAAGTGGATGGTCCGAATAAAAAAGCCTGGTTTAAAGTGACGGATGGTGATCAGATTTCTACTGTTGAAACTGATTTTGATTTCTTGCATGTGGTTCCACCACAGCAGGCACCTGATTTTATTCGTGCCAGTACCTTAACCGATGAAGCAGGCTGGGTCAGTGTGAATCCTGCAACTTTACAGCACACCCGTTATCCAGACATTTTTGCGTTGGGGGATGTCAGCAATACCCCGAATGCGAAAACAGCTGCTGCTGCGCGTGCACAGGCTCCGATTGTGGCTGAGAATGTTTTGGCCCAGCTTCAGGGCGGTCAGAAATTCTTTGAATATAACGGTTATGGTTCATGTCCACTTACGGTTGAGCGTGGCAAGATCGTATTAGCTGAATTCGGTTATGGCGGTAAGTTGTTACCAAGTTTTCCAAAATGGTTCATCGATGGGACTCAGCCATCACGCATGGCTTGGCTGCTGAAAGAGCAGATCCTGCCACCAATTTACTGGCAAGGGATGCTTAAAGGCCGCGAGTGGATGGTCAAGCCCAAAAAACAGGTTGAAACTGTTTAATCTGCTGTTTTTGCAATACAATTTGGCGCTCTGTAGCCAATTCAATAAGACGGTGGCTTCTCTCAGGAGAGCCACCAGACTTAGGAATAATTTTCATGATGCTATTGGTGATTGAAGGCATTCTCATTGGTTTACTGCTAGGTTTGACCGGAGCAGGCGGCGGCATTCTGGCTGTACCTGCCTTGATGGTAAGCCAGGGCTGGACTGTTTCTCAGGCGGCACCAGTAGGTTTGCTGGCTGTAACGTTTTCAGCACTGATCGGAACCGTACAAGGCCTGATGAAGAGAATTGTACGTTATCGTGCAGCCATGTGGATTGCGCTGATTTCATCACCGATGGCTTATGTTGGGGTGCGTTTGGCCCAGCAGATTCCTGCAGTCTGGCTGGCTTTGGCATTCAGTGGTGTGATGTTTATTGTGGCTTACCGATTGTTCGCTCATGGCAGTTCGGAGTTTTCCAATCCACCGTGCAAGATCAACCCTGAAACCGGTAAGCTGATCTGGAATGTGAAAACAGCAGGTGTGCTGGGTATGATTGGTGTCATTGCCGGGCTACTGACTGGAATGCTCGGAGTGGGTGGTGGATTTGTGATTGTACCCGCCTTACGTAAAGCCACCAATTTGAGTATGCACAGTATCGTGGCGACTTCCCTGATGATCATTTTCCTGATCGGTGGCATGAGTATCGCGATTAACGTGCTCGAAGGGTTTGATTATCCTGTATCGGTTACACTGACCTTTGTCGCAGCTTGTGTGACCGGGATGTTAATCGGACGTGTGGCGATCAGTAAAATTCCTGCAGGTTTGGTACAAAAAATCTTTGCCTTTACGGTGATTGGTGTTGCGCTATATATGCTGATCAAAGCTGTACTGCAATTAATCGCATAACAGTTATGGATAAATATAGGTAAAATAAAAAAGTCTGCTATCGGGCAGACTTTTTTATTTTGAGCAGATGCTGTTTAACGCCCTAGAATTATATTTTCAGCAACTTTTGATTGAGTAAATATTGCTGGGCGCTGTGAGGACTCTGTCCTGCGATAGGCTGGGCTTCATGCCATTCTCCTGTTGCACTGAGTTCCCATGCACCTTGGTTATCATGCAGATAATTAATCAGGCCATCTTCAAAGATTTTTTTCTTGACTTTCTTGTTGAGGATTGGAAAACAGGTTTCTACCCGAGAAAACAGGTTACGTCCCATCCAGTCTGCACTGGCACAAAACAGTTTATCTTCACCGCCATGTTTAAAATAATAAACCCGGGTATGTTCTAAAAAACGTCCGACAATTGAACGCACATGAATATTTTCTGATAGACCTTTGACTTGCGGGATCAGGCAGCAAATCGAGCGGATGATCAGGTCAATTTTGACACCTGCATTGGACGCCTTATATAACGCTGTGATCAGTTGTGGTTCCGTTAAGGCATTGACCTTAATAATAATGTGAGCACTTTCACCAGCCTGTGCAAAAGTAATTTCCTGTTCAATTAGCTTAAGCAGTTCATTGTGCAGCGTAAATGGGGCATGGAACAGTTTATTGAGTTTTGCCATGCGCCCCATACCGGTCAGTTCCTGGAACATCTTATGCACATCTTCACAAATGTCGGCTTCTGTCGTCATCAGGCCATAATCCGTATACATTTTGGCATTACCGGCATGATAGTTTCCGGTGCCGAGATGGACATAACGCGCTAGGTGATGTTCTTCGCGACGCACGATCAGGATCATTTTGGCATGTGTCTTATAACCGACGATGCCATACACGACAACGGCACCCGCTTCCTGCAAGATGTTCGCGACGGTAATATTGGATTCTTCATCAAAACGTGCGCGTAACTCAATCACGGCAGTGACTTCTTTCCCGTTACGTGCCGCCTCTGCTAAGACCTGAACAATTTCCGAATCCGGTCCGCTACGATACAGCGTTTGTTTGATGGCCAAGACATTCGGATCTTTGGCTGCTTCTTTTAACAGGTTAATGACTGGGTTAAAAGAGTCAAAAGGATGATGCAGCAGGACATCTTCTTTTTTTAGCAATTCAAAAATCGATTTGGCCTTATAGATGGCTTTAGGAATCGTGGGAGTAAACTTTGTGTGCTTCAGCTCTGGATAGGGAAAATCAGTCGTCAAACGTGACAAATTAATCGGGCCATCAATCAGATAAAGCTGTTGTTCATCCAGATCGAATTGATCCAGTAAGTAAGCAACAATTTCCTTTGGACATTCCTGATTGACTTCCAGACGTACCGCACGTCCAAAACGCCGTGAAGACAATTCATCTTTCAAGGCAACAGCCAAATCATCAATATCTTCTGCAAGAGTCAAGTCAGCATTACGTGTCACCCGGAAAGCATAACATCCCGTTGCTTTCATGCCAGGGAACAGGTCATTGATATGCTCTTGAATGATCGCCGAAAGGAAAATATGTTCTTCGGCACCACCCGCAACGTCTGGGGGTAATTTGATCAATCGCGGTAATGAGCGTGGAGCAGGTACAATCGCCATACTGATTTCCCGACCGAAGGCATCTTTACCTTCCAGACTGACAATAAAGTTCAGGCTTTTGTTCACTAAGCGTGGAAAAGGATGAGAAGGGTCCAGGCTAATAGGCGTAACAACCGGTTGAACCTGTTTAGCGAAGTAAGCTGCGATCCAGTTTTTATGCTTAGCCAGAATATCTTTGTGTTGAATAAAATGAATGCCTAAACCCTGCAATTGCGGCAGAATGGCATAATTCAAAATATTGTACTGTTCCTGTACCGCTTGATGCACATTCTGTGAAAGTTCACTCAGTACGCATTCTGTCGGAAGACCATCTGGTGTTCGGGTAGCATTATTTAAATCAAATTGTTTCATTAAACCCGCAACGCGGATTTCAAAAAATTCATCCAGATTTCGTGAAAAAATCATCAAGAAATTGAGTCTTTCCAATAAAGGTAATTCTAGATTTTTGGCTTGCGCAAGGACACGACGGTTAAACTCGAATAATGAAAGTTCACGGTTAAAATAGGTCTTTGATGAGTGCTGAAAATCGTCCATATCGTGGAAATTCACTATACAAGAGGGGGAGAAAGATTTTTAATGTATAGCCATGCTAGGTTTTATATATGACAGTAATGTTACATTAAATTTTTAAATATATAAGAAAAATAAATATAAAATATAAACTTAGTTTTACTTTTAATTTAAATTTCGCAATCGTGACAGAATTATAAAATTTATATGACAGAAATGTGAAATATCCAGAGATTGTGTACTTTTACTACATGATAGAAAATGCTCTATTTTTGTGCGTTTAGAATGATTCCTCTTATATTTAACTTCACAACTGTTTTAATAGAAAAAATTAAGCAATTAAAGATAATTGAAGGTGAAGCCAGAGCGCTGACTGGCACATGGAAATTTTTGTATAAAAGGTTTAAATGTGATTTAAATCACATTTTGTTAAGATATTCACTAGTTAAGAATAGCTGAAATAAACGGCAAACTCGCTGTAAATTTTGACCTGAAAAATTGATAGAAGGATAGCAATGAAAAAAATAATGTTGTGCGGTGTATTGGCTTCTAGCTTCATGTTCTCGCCGATGGTTTTAGCAAAAGCAGTTGTATTTAATGCGACTACAATCGCCAAAACCCAGCTCGACTCATTAAGTTTTAAAAACCTGATGCGCACTTTATATCCAGGACAAATGGTCAATGTTGATGTGCAGGATGAGAGCATTGCGCAGATGCCTCACATTGGATTAGGAAGACCCGACCGTGACAATAATCAAACCGTTGCCGTGATGCATCCCGTGCTCAGCTATCCAAATACCTCACAACAGAAGCGCTATCTGGTGATGATTGAAAAGCTGCAAGTCAGTGATGGAGCAGTACAAAGTTGTCATGCTTGTAGTGCTGATGCGGATCTTTATCTGTTTAAACAGTTGCCGAATGGGCGATTCCAGCTGGTCAGCCGGAGTGCTCCGAAAGCACAATTTGGTGGCTCAT
This portion of the Acinetobacter sp. GSS19 genome encodes:
- the prmB gene encoding 50S ribosomal protein L3 N(5)-glutamine methyltransferase, which produces MERPTISPESLQEAAEHLSTIRDFIRFGVSALRQYDAHLGQGTEDYFAESSALVLQTLALEWNADAEILDAKLLPSEKAEFLDLLQRRINERIPTSYLLNLAYFCNKPFYVDERVLIPRSPIAELIDQRFAPYCLDENGEMREALNALPENPNPQMPRRILDMCTGSGCIAVALAYAFPDAEVDATDISKDALEVAALNVEHHNMQYQVALLESDLFAKIPAENQYDLIVSNPPYVDAEDMADLPEEFLHEPELALAAGQDGLDLVRKMLAQAADYLTEDGLIVIEVGNSEWAMKQNFNTVDFHWLKFQKGGSGIFALTAEQCRRYQQLFQESVQS
- the aroC gene encoding chorismate synthase is translated as MAGNSIGQLFRVTTCGESHGAGLMAIVDGVPPGIELCEEDLQKDLDRRKPGTSKFATQRKEPDQVEIISGVFEGKTTGTPIGLLIRNTDQKSKDYGNIAQTFRPGHADYTYTQKYGFRDYRGGGRSSARETAMRVAAGAIAKKYLAEKFGIVIRGHVTQIGTEKATQLDWDQVTQNPFFCGDVDAVPRFEALVTSLREQGTSCGAKLEILAENVPVGWGEPVFDRLDADIAHAMMGINAVKGVEIGDGFAVAEQFGHETRDELTTHGFLANHAGGILGGISSGQTIRVAIALKPTASITTPGKTINIDREDTDVLTKGRHDPCVGVRATPIAEAMLAIVLMDHFMRHRAQNADVVVPFAPIAP
- a CDS encoding CinA family protein, translated to MLKQCCDLLEQKKLKIAFVESASSGYLCSQFSIYKNSGAKILLGSMVSYDPSIKVEILKIDPALIAQYTAESPEVTAALASQGQMLFQHADYVIACTGLLKPGGSACENKPVGTFFVCIQHQQMQYHFHYLLSGTATEKLNQLTECVASELIELISHESTDTY
- a CDS encoding MarR family winged helix-turn-helix transcriptional regulator; translated protein: MNKKYEKFLPSYQDSKNTETFPYFWVTQVYAQYVHQLEKVLKKLGLNYSEGKFLHAIYTHPHASISELSERMISKMSTTVKILQRLKSDGLIETYPCKNDARITRVYLTEKGQKTVQKATELTSALLEDSFSGLTPLQIDKLIMNLKTLFHNLAPEMRYQS
- a CDS encoding sigma-54 interaction domain-containing protein, whose protein sequence is MTKLLLTSLAQLKERSAQSLQLFPQSILLLCDLTHQVIWLTQGTDSPTIDMQNLLDQLKSESPLSPVIQLQDKQQHVMQLLHYRQQVQLIQEKQEGWLYLILPHTPPAKQTVYTTPSVQVSEQFAQRFHSSSPKMQQMFSIIQRVAVTEFPVLVRGESGSGKELVAKAIHDFSLRKDQVFIAINCAALNANILESELFGHVKGAFTGAIRDHKGVFEQAAGGTLFLDEIAEIPLELQAKLLRVLETGEFTPLGGEKPIRANVRIIAATHRALREEARQGRFRQDLLYRLRVIPIFIPPLRERKEDLPLLTQFILSENTTAERTNPIRISKAAMQSLMAYDWPGNVRELRNTLLYALIMAHDKEQIDLEDLPQEIMENVPLQNSNVTNTPVITAEKLRLVLAKYHNDQQQAADELGISRTTLWRYRKKYHL
- a CDS encoding MBL fold metallo-hydrolase, with amino-acid sequence MLFKQFFEKESSTYTYLLACEQTKEAVLIDPVTSEVEHYLAELEQHGLKLLYTLDTHVHADHVTAANALREICGSRSILHRNSGVECGDIYITDRSAVRVGTFLIEARYTPGHTNACTSYVVDNMVFTGDALLIDGCGRTDFQEGNANTLYDSIHQQLFTLPDETIVYPGHDYKGRLSSTIGHERQYNSRLGQHRSREEFIEIMNNLNLPYPAKIDIALPANKACGASK
- a CDS encoding bifunctional protein tyrosine phosphatase family protein/NAD(P)/FAD-dependent oxidoreductase, whose amino-acid sequence is MKLKQINAEFWVADQISIQDVAELAEKGIKTIFCNRPDGEGSDQPNFIEIQKMAEQYGIAIQYQPVLSGKITDTQAQEFAANYRAAEKPVLAYCRSGTRSISLWALSEVQPQSYEEMLARSSAAGYDLRAIVPRLMKKNFPSQEIACYSVVIVGAGAAGISVAASLLSRQPNLDIAIIDPADVHYYQPGWTMVGGGIFSPQTTARPMQSVLPKQVKWIQAAVAAFDPEQRQVILEGCMPLSYRTLVVCPGLKLNWHGIDGLVETLGQNGVTSNYRYDLAPYTWQLVQNLKKGKAIFTQPPMPIKCAGAPQKAMYLSADYWLKQGVLKDISIDFYNTGAVLFGVKEYVPALMEYVKRYQANLHFNHQLVKVDGPNKKAWFKVTDGDQISTVETDFDFLHVVPPQQAPDFIRASTLTDEAGWVSVNPATLQHTRYPDIFALGDVSNTPNAKTAAAARAQAPIVAENVLAQLQGGQKFFEYNGYGSCPLTVERGKIVLAEFGYGGKLLPSFPKWFIDGTQPSRMAWLLKEQILPPIYWQGMLKGREWMVKPKKQVETV
- a CDS encoding sulfite exporter TauE/SafE family protein encodes the protein MMLLVIEGILIGLLLGLTGAGGGILAVPALMVSQGWTVSQAAPVGLLAVTFSALIGTVQGLMKRIVRYRAAMWIALISSPMAYVGVRLAQQIPAVWLALAFSGVMFIVAYRLFAHGSSEFSNPPCKINPETGKLIWNVKTAGVLGMIGVIAGLLTGMLGVGGGFVIVPALRKATNLSMHSIVATSLMIIFLIGGMSIAINVLEGFDYPVSVTLTFVAACVTGMLIGRVAISKIPAGLVQKIFAFTVIGVALYMLIKAVLQLIA
- the ppk1 gene encoding polyphosphate kinase 1; its protein translation is MDDFQHSSKTYFNRELSLFEFNRRVLAQAKNLELPLLERLNFLMIFSRNLDEFFEIRVAGLMKQFDLNNATRTPDGLPTECVLSELSQNVHQAVQEQYNILNYAILPQLQGLGIHFIQHKDILAKHKNWIAAYFAKQVQPVVTPISLDPSHPFPRLVNKSLNFIVSLEGKDAFGREISMAIVPAPRSLPRLIKLPPDVAGGAEEHIFLSAIIQEHINDLFPGMKATGCYAFRVTRNADLTLAEDIDDLAVALKDELSSRRFGRAVRLEVNQECPKEIVAYLLDQFDLDEQQLYLIDGPINLSRLTTDFPYPELKHTKFTPTIPKAIYKAKSIFELLKKEDVLLHHPFDSFNPVINLLKEAAKDPNVLAIKQTLYRSGPDSEIVQVLAEAARNGKEVTAVIELRARFDEESNITVANILQEAGAVVVYGIVGYKTHAKMILIVRREEHHLARYVHLGTGNYHAGNAKMYTDYGLMTTEADICEDVHKMFQELTGMGRMAKLNKLFHAPFTLHNELLKLIEQEITFAQAGESAHIIIKVNALTEPQLITALYKASNAGVKIDLIIRSICCLIPQVKGLSENIHVRSIVGRFLEHTRVYYFKHGGEDKLFCASADWMGRNLFSRVETCFPILNKKVKKKIFEDGLINYLHDNQGAWELSATGEWHEAQPIAGQSPHSAQQYLLNQKLLKI